The following coding sequences lie in one Gadus macrocephalus chromosome 1, ASM3116895v1 genomic window:
- the LOC132462869 gene encoding intermembrane lipid transfer protein VPS13D-like produces the protein MTSIITSTVEGVKTEGGVSGFFSGLGKGLVGTVTKPVAGALDFASETAQTVRDMASLSNHRLGVQRVRKPRCCKGPQGLLPRYSATQANGQEQLFHLTDNILQEFFVAVEPMDTYCVLISSKVVYFLKPGDYVDREAIFLEVKYDDLYHCLVSRDHGKVYVQLTKKADSTSSGVAIPGPSQQRPMVHIKNESLAVKISQEVNYAKSLYYEQQLMLPASDLHGSLLLDP, from the exons ATGACCAGCATCATCACGTCCACGGTGGAGGGGGTGAagacggaggggggggtgagcggCTTCTTCTCGGGCCTGGGGAAGGGTCTGGTCGGCACGGTGACCAAGCCCGTGGCCGGGGCGCTGGACTTCGCCTCGGAGACGGCGCAGACGGTCCGGGACATGGCCAGCCTCAGCAACCACCG GCTTGGCGTGCAGCGTGTGAGGAAGCCCCGCTGCTGCAAGGGGCCCCAGGGCCTGCTGCCGCGCTACTCGGCCACGCAGGCCAACGGCCAGGAGCAGCTCTTCCACCTCACCGACAACATCCTGCAGGAGTT CTTCGTGGCGGTGGAGCCCATGGACACCTACTGCGTGCTGATCTCCTCCAAGGTGGTGTACTTCCTGAAGCCGGGCGACTACGTGGACCGCGAGGCCATCTTCCTGGAGGTGAAGTACGACGACCTGTACCACTGCCTGGTGTCGCGCGACCACGGCAAGGTGTACGTGCAGCTCACCAAGAAGGCCGACAGCACCAGCAGTGGCGTGGCCATCCCCGGACCCTCCCAGCAGAGGCCCATG GTGCACATCAAGAACGAGAGCCTGGCGGTGAAGATCTCCCAGGAGGTGAACTATGCCAAGAGCCTGTACTACGAGCAGCAGCTCATGCTGCCCGCCAGCGACCTCCACGGCAGCCTGCTGCTCGACCCCTGA
- the LOC132462573 gene encoding immunoglobulin superfamily member 21-like: protein MRGDLVLALRLCLLLLLSASCLHPAGGYLTVTIETLHPVVIGDAVTIKCFFRTDGNLREIVWFRMGSQSQLGGVGSGKQKIFTYDAMYNRSSSNMEASPRREELVYQSTVRLPEVQLGDDGVYECHVGVYEKASRSALVLGSSSVLLTVIVPPRSIWVLAANTPAPFSRYEAQNFTLVCIVSGGKPAPVVYFKRDGEPIQVVASTSSTSTSSTSTSSTTTTASSPAKTKAQGRRKPQERGGPTMPRTGPMGSKQQLPGPDLDDTKLQRRLNPLPERNRKQASRQGRDGPTTAAEEPQRSDPRAETTAAAAATTTESIPETVVSREFPRWVQSSDPLYHFEQRRQAAAGGTMEVRALLTWSLNPQLDNEALFSCEVKHPALSMPMQAEVTLAAPRGPKLVTIPSRAQVGDTVRIAVQGFQLGSPNEVFPEPLFTWTRVGGTLLDGRLEHRGRELVLDRIPAELNGSMFRCTAQNALGSTDTHTRLIVFENPKLKKGKKLLIDTNAAHGRRSPGMTSICLLTLLLMFTDHLT, encoded by the exons ATGAGGGGCGACCTGGTCCTGGCTCTGcggctctgcctcctcctcctcctctccgcctcGTGTCTCCATCCCGCCGGAG GGTACCTAACGGTTACCATAGAGACCCTGCATCCTGTCGTCATCGGCGACGCGGTCACCATCAAGTGCTTCTTCCGCACCGACGGGAATCTGCGCGAGATCGTGTGGTTCAGGATGGGCTCCCAG TCCCAGCTAGGCGGTGTCGGGAGCGGCAAGCAGAAGATCTTCACGTACGACGCCATGTACAACCGGAGCTCCTCCAACATGGAGGCCAGCCCCCGCCGGGAGGAGCTGGTATACCAGTCCACCGTCCG GCTGCCGGAGGTGCAGCTGGGAGACGACGGCGTGTATGAGTGCCATGTGGGCGTGTACGAGAAGGCGTCCCGCAGCGCCCTGGTGTTGGGCTCCAGCAGCGTGCTGCTCACCGTCATCG TGCCTCCCAGGTCCATCTGGGTGCTGGCAGCAAACACCCCGGCCCCCTTCAGTCGCTACGAGGCCCAGAACTTCACCCTAGTCTGCATCGTCTCGGGAGGAAAGCCAGCTCCTGTG GTGTACTTCAAACGGGACGGGGAGCCCATTCAGGTggtggcctccacctcctccacctccacctcctccacctccacctcctccaccaccaccaccgcctcctcgcCGGCCAAGACCAAAGCCCAGGGCAGGAGGAAGCCCCAAGAACGAGGGGGCCCCACCATGCCCAGAACAGGGCCCATGGGCTCCAAGCAGCAGCTCCCGGGCCCCGACCTGGACGACACCAAGCTCCAGAGGCGCCTCAACCCTCTCCCGGAACGGAACCGGAAGCAGGCCAGCAGGCAGGGCCGGGACGGGCCCACCACCGCCGCGGAGGAACCGCAGCGCTCCGACCCCAGGGCCGaaaccaccgccgccgccgccgcgacgaCCACCGAGAGCATCCCGGAGACGGTGGTGAGCCGGGAGTTCCCGCGCTGGGTCCAGAGCAGCGACCCGCTGTACCACTTTGAGCAGCGGCGGCAGGCGGCGGCCGGCGGCACCATGGAGGTGCGGGCGCTGCTCACCTGGAGCCTCAACCCCCAGCTGGACAACGAGGCGCTGTTCAGCTGCGAGGTCAAGCACCCGGCGCTGTCCATGCCGATGCAGGCCGAGGTCACGCTGG CGGCGCCCCGGGGCCCCAAGCTGGTCACGATCCCCAGCAGGGCCCAGGTGGGGGACACGGTTCGCATCGCGGTCCAGGGGTTCCAGCTGGGCTCTCCG AACGAGGTGTTCCCTGAGCCGCTGTTCACCTGGACCCGGGTGGGCGGGACCCTGCTTGACGGGCGGCTGGAGCACCGCGGCCGCGAGCTGGTCCTGGACCGCATCCCCGCCGAGCTCAACGGCTCCATGTTCCGCTGCACGGCCCAGAACGCCCTGGGctccaccgacacacacacccgcctcATCGTGTTCG AGAACCCCAAAttgaagaaaggaaaaaagCTTCTcatcg ACACGAACGCAGCGCACGGCCGCCGTTCTCCAGGCATGACCTCCATCTGCCTCCTGACCCTGCTACTGATGTTCACAGACCACCTCACGTGA